From a single Patescibacteria group bacterium genomic region:
- a CDS encoding PCRF domain-containing protein encodes MSKGIIIEIRAGAGGEEAAFFASDLFRMYSRFAEKQGWKTNLIERHIKEAGGCREIIFGIKGDDVYDKLKQEAGVHRVQRIPTTEKSGRIHTSTASVAIMPEVAETELKIDPRDLRIDVLRSSGPGGQHVNKTESAVRIIHKPTGIMVNCQEGRSQQHNKEIAMNVLRARLLAKKQSEEMAKESAERREQIGSAMRAEKIRTYNFPQNRVTDHRINKSWHNLEKIIEGDLKPIIKAFQKK; translated from the coding sequence ATGAGCAAAGGCATCATCATTGAAATCAGAGCTGGCGCCGGCGGAGAGGAAGCGGCGTTTTTCGCGTCCGATCTTTTTCGGATGTATTCCCGTTTCGCGGAAAAACAAGGTTGGAAAACCAATTTAATTGAAAGACACATTAAAGAAGCAGGCGGCTGCCGCGAAATCATTTTTGGAATAAAGGGCGATGATGTGTATGATAAACTTAAGCAAGAAGCTGGCGTTCATCGCGTCCAGCGAATTCCGACCACGGAAAAATCGGGAAGAATTCACACCTCAACTGCTTCGGTCGCTATTATGCCCGAAGTCGCCGAAACAGAATTAAAAATTGACCCGCGCGATTTAAGGATTGATGTTCTGCGTTCCTCGGGACCAGGCGGACAGCATGTCAATAAAACCGAATCCGCCGTCAGAATTATCCACAAGCCGACAGGTATTATGGTTAACTGCCAAGAAGGAAGGTCTCAACAACACAACAAAGAAATAGCAATGAATGTTTTGCGGGCTCGCCTTTTGGCGAAAAAGCAATCAGAAGAAATGGCAAAGGAAAGCGCCGAACGACGCGAGCAAATCGGTTCCGCGATGCGAGCCGAAAAAATCCGCACCTACAACTTCCCCCAAAACCGCGTCACCGACCATCGCATTAATAAATCCTGGCATAATTTGGAAAAAATCATAGAAGGCGACCTGAAACCAATTATCAAGGCCTTTCAAAAAAAATGA
- the rpmE gene encoding 50S ribosomal protein L31, translating into MKKDIHPKYYPKAKVKCVCGAKFEFGSTVPEMEVEICSACHPFYTGKERVIETGQIEKFKQRMAQKDKKAGLKLKK; encoded by the coding sequence ATGAAAAAAGATATACATCCTAAATATTATCCCAAAGCAAAAGTCAAATGCGTTTGCGGCGCTAAGTTTGAATTTGGCTCAACTGTTCCTGAAATGGAAGTGGAAATCTGTTCCGCTTGTCATCCTTTCTATACAGGCAAAGAACGAGTCATTGAAACAGGCCAAATAGAAAAATTCAAACAAAGAATGGCCCAAAAGGATAAGAAAGCAGGACTCAAACTCAAAAAATAA
- the rpsB gene encoding 30S ribosomal protein S2, with product MKKKIVKKIVEKKVVKVTDKTVKSALPSLEDMLGAGVHFGHRASKWNPKMKPYVFTTRSNVHIIDLEKTAAKFEKALEFLRQIKKQNGTIIFVGTKIAAKDIVKKTAEECAMPFVTERWIGGTLTNFKVISKRLKHYRDLENDQKTGELKKYTKKEQHDFGVQLQRLDLQFGGIKNLTKMPDALLIIDTHKEQLALKEARAKGILTVGLCDTDADPTLVDYPIPANDDAISSLKLILGAIEKVLK from the coding sequence ATGAAAAAAAAGATTGTAAAAAAGATTGTTGAGAAAAAAGTTGTTAAGGTGACCGACAAGACGGTCAAAAGCGCTCTTCCGAGTTTGGAAGATATGCTTGGCGCGGGAGTCCATTTCGGTCATCGGGCGTCCAAGTGGAATCCAAAAATGAAGCCGTATGTTTTTACTACTCGCAGCAATGTTCACATTATTGATTTAGAAAAGACGGCGGCGAAGTTTGAGAAGGCATTGGAATTTTTGCGCCAAATCAAAAAGCAAAATGGAACGATTATTTTCGTCGGAACAAAAATCGCCGCGAAAGATATTGTTAAAAAGACGGCCGAGGAATGCGCGATGCCTTTCGTGACGGAAAGATGGATCGGGGGAACGCTGACTAACTTTAAGGTTATTTCAAAACGACTCAAGCATTACCGTGATTTAGAAAATGACCAGAAAACAGGGGAGTTGAAAAAATACACCAAGAAAGAACAGCATGATTTCGGAGTTCAATTACAACGGCTTGACCTGCAGTTTGGCGGCATCAAAAATTTAACCAAAATGCCAGACGCGCTTTTGATTATTGACACCCACAAAGAGCAATTAGCGTTAAAAGAAGCGAGGGCGAAGGGGATTTTGACGGTTGGATTGTGTGACACAGACGCCGATCCAACGCTGGTGGATTATCCAATTCCCGCGAACGATGACGCGATTTCGTCTTTGAAATTAATTTTAGGCGCGATCGAGAAGGTCTTAAAATAA
- the tsf gene encoding translation elongation factor Ts, with product MISMEQIKQLREETNVSVMECKNALEEAGGDMKKALEILKEKGKAKALKKAGREAKQGLVEAYIHNNGKIGVVLELNCETDFVARNEDFKALAHDIAMHIAAIAPKDKEELLQQPFIKDEKQKIEDLINGAIAKLGENIRIGEFSRLEI from the coding sequence ATGATTTCAATGGAACAAATTAAACAATTGCGCGAAGAAACCAATGTTTCTGTTATGGAGTGCAAGAACGCCTTAGAAGAGGCGGGCGGCGACATGAAAAAAGCGCTGGAGATTTTGAAAGAAAAAGGCAAAGCAAAAGCGTTAAAGAAGGCGGGTCGGGAAGCGAAACAAGGTTTAGTTGAAGCGTATATTCACAACAATGGCAAAATCGGCGTTGTTTTGGAGTTAAACTGCGAAACAGATTTTGTCGCTAGAAACGAGGACTTTAAAGCGCTGGCGCACGATATTGCGATGCATATCGCGGCGATTGCCCCAAAAGACAAGGAGGAACTTTTACAGCAACCCTTTATTAAGGACGAAAAGCAAAAAATTGAGGACTTGATAAATGGCGCGATTGCTAAATTGGGAGAAAATATTAGAATAGGGGAATTTTCAAGGTTGGAGATATAA
- a CDS encoding tyrosine--tRNA ligase gives MNTEEKTKLISRFTEEVMTPDDLAELLSKNVSLNHYIGFEISGKIHLGTGLMCMQKVKDFHDAGVKCHIFLADWHTWINDKLGGDREAIGRVAVGYFKEGMSAAYECLGGNPEDLNFILGSELYHGNDDYWKTMIEVSKHTSLSRMQRSIDILGRKEGQAVDFAKLIYPAMQVADIFAMQIHFPHAGSDQRKAQVIARDVAKKLTIMPLKAGEEIVKPAAVHHHLILGLQKPAIWPIPSEIDKHELWSSMKMSKSKPDSAVFIHDSEDEIKRKVMKAFCPEKETDFNPIIDWAEYLIFTREKSITIRREEAHGGNLEIKDIEELKELFQKGELHPQDLKKFVAEYLSDLLKPIRDRFSKGKPKEMLEELETVLKG, from the coding sequence ATGAATACAGAAGAAAAAACAAAACTTATTTCCCGCTTTACGGAAGAGGTTATGACGCCGGATGATTTGGCGGAACTTCTGTCTAAGAATGTTTCTCTTAATCACTACATCGGATTTGAAATTTCCGGAAAAATCCACCTTGGGACGGGTTTAATGTGCATGCAGAAAGTTAAAGATTTCCATGACGCGGGCGTAAAGTGCCATATTTTTTTGGCTGACTGGCATACTTGGATTAACGACAAACTTGGCGGGGACAGAGAGGCGATCGGAAGAGTCGCGGTTGGATATTTTAAGGAAGGAATGAGCGCCGCTTATGAATGTCTTGGCGGCAATCCTGAAGATTTGAATTTTATTCTTGGCTCGGAATTGTATCACGGCAATGATGATTATTGGAAGACGATGATTGAAGTGAGCAAACACACGAGTTTGAGCAGAATGCAAAGGAGTATTGACATTTTAGGGCGGAAAGAAGGACAGGCGGTTGATTTCGCTAAATTGATTTATCCAGCAATGCAGGTGGCTGATATTTTCGCGATGCAGATTCATTTTCCGCACGCCGGGTCGGACCAAAGAAAGGCGCAAGTAATCGCGCGCGATGTCGCGAAAAAACTGACAATTATGCCGCTTAAGGCGGGGGAAGAAATCGTTAAGCCGGCGGCTGTCCATCATCATTTAATTTTAGGACTGCAAAAGCCAGCGATTTGGCCCATTCCTTCGGAAATTGACAAGCATGAACTTTGGTCATCAATGAAAATGAGCAAATCAAAGCCCGATAGCGCCGTTTTTATTCACGATTCCGAGGATGAGATAAAACGAAAAGTCATGAAGGCCTTTTGCCCAGAAAAGGAAACTGACTTCAATCCGATTATTGATTGGGCGGAATATTTGATTTTTACGCGAGAAAAGAGTATAACCATAAGGCGAGAGGAAGCGCATGGAGGGAATTTGGAAATTAAAGATATTGAAGAATTAAAAGAACTTTTCCAAAAAGGCGAACTTCACCCCCAAGACCTCAAAAAATTTGTCGCGGAATATTTATCTGATTTGCTCAAGCCAATCAGAGACCGCTTCAGCAAAGGCAAGCCAAAAGAAATGCTGGAGGAATTAGAAACAGTTTTGAAGGGGTAA
- the rpmG gene encoding 50S ribosomal protein L33: MPQDHLIKFQCDECKRINYYSRKNKKSVQKKLELKKFCNWCRKHTIHKELKK; encoded by the coding sequence ATGCCACAAGATCACTTAATCAAATTTCAATGTGACGAGTGTAAGAGAATTAACTATTACTCGCGCAAAAATAAAAAGTCAGTTCAAAAGAAATTAGAACTGAAAAAGTTTTGTAATTGGTGTAGGAAGCATACGATTCATAAAGAGTTGAAGAAATAA